TCTTTAGCAGTCCAATGCAAGACTTTGGAGTCACCAATGTATCTCGTCATCGCCAGATACAGCTCCTCTTTGATCCAGAAGGCCTTGACAGCGACTGCATCCTCCATGTTGGGGATCTCCCCCTGCAAGGCAAATTTCTGAGAGCTCTTGCTCCACTGGTAGATGACTGGAACTTGGGAACGGCTCGCTAGGATAAGATGCGCCTTGCCGTCCAAATTCACAAATTCTGCATCAGTATCCCGAAACCATTCATGGAGGGACTGGTAGGAGTAGAAGCCCTTGTCGTTCCATTTGTAGAGTGTGGATAGACCAGCCTTAGAGCTGTCAGCGATGATGAAGAACCAGTCAGTGCCAATCTGGAAGGCCTCAATATCATTTGGCTTGGAGATCTTAGACACCTCAATGTCCTGGAATTTTGTGAACTTGCTTTGGTCCTCATCAAATTTATAGATGTGAGAGCCACCAAAGAGCTGAGCGACAATTACAAAGACCTGGTCCTGGATAATCACAGACTTGCAGCCAACAATAGACTGACCTGAGATTAATGAAAAGAGATACAGATTaaacaaaagaagacatttttgAAAGGTAAAATGTGTAACATCTTTATTTTAGCCAAAAAGAACCAAAACATTGAGCCAGGAGTTGATAGTTCGGACTACTCAAACAGTCCGTTTACATTCTTTGTGAAAATCAACTTTAGaatggctttttttcttcttctaattgTTTATCTTGTGCCAAATGCACACTATTTCCCATAATTTCATTAACACGACTGTACCTGTGATGTTGTCATAACTTCTGAAGTTCATCTCGATGTGGTCCCATTGGAGCAACATGCAGCTCTCTATGTTGGGAGCAGCAATGGCCACATACACATCATTCTTGTGGGAGAATGTGTCCACAGACAAAGACTCAGTAGAAACAGCGTGGAGGGGGATAAAATCTGGCCAGTTGAACATAAGGCAAAAACAGATCTTAGTCATTTTATTTTGGCTCACATAACTTTATCATTAGTGGTGCTGAACTTGTTTAATGGAAACCCTAAAAAGATACGCAAGAAGTCTATTCTTTGCAAGACATGAAAAAACGTCCATTAGGAATATttaaaaaggctgtaaaaattcACATTTCCTTTTCTTCAGCACTTTGagaactttttaataaaaaaagctaTATATAGCAAACAAATAAGTCTATATACTTTGAGTACAGAAGTATATTGTGTGTTCCAAgaacttaaatgaatagttcacccaataatgtcATTTGCTGTCATTTTTTAATCACCCTCATAACATTGTAAACCCCTATGctgttattgtttttacatgaaacacaaaaggagaaattttgaacaACATAGCTCATAGTGATTTCTGTTaaatatgcaaagaaaacaacataaaaatctGATCTTTaatatcattaaataataataataataataataattccttgcatttatatagcgcttttctaggcactcaaagcgctttacatagtatagggggaatctcctcaaccaccaccagtgtgcagcatccacctggatgatgcgacggcagccatagtgcgccagaacgcccaccacacaccagctattggtggagaggagagagtatagttatgtagccaattcagggatggagattaatacgatgccatggtagataggggccaataggtggtatttggccaggacaccggggttacacccctactctttacaagaagtgtcctgggatttttaatgaccacagagagtcaggacctcggtttaacatctcatccgaaggatggtgccaTTAAAGTACTCCATACAACTAATACATTATATTCctataagtcttctgaagtcgGACGATAGCTTTGTCTGAGGAACATATCATATTTCTACAGATACAGAGTATAGTCATAATCtcccaaaaatattttagcctagtTTTAAGATTTACTCATTTCAATTGTATAACACATTTCTATCCAATTCCATCCAGTCTTTAACAGAATAactttcaaacatttttaatttaaaagttatattcatttaaaggtgcactcagcagaTGCGGGGCTAGAATGGTGGCACGGGTTGAAAAATGCTTCGCCACCCAACTTGCCACCCCAACTCAGACCCCGCTGGCGTCCTGGAGACGGTGCGCAACGGCTTAATTATTGCGCATGGTCCATAACAACATTCCACCCATGTCTGTCAGACGTAATCCTCTGCAAGACGATACCACAGTCatagccatgattactttaatccatgagtgaaagtgtaaaataacaatgttaatgagattaagcgagtaatgGCATAGCatcccccatgtagaataaaacagcttttataaggttactgatatgactggagtcttcatgaTTTCATATATTTATTGGAAAATTTGCacctttaatttaatatttttttttttatatgtgttatgaaattgaaatgcacaaatcttaaaaatagacatttattttatgagtaataatgacagaattttcatttttggatgaactattcctttcacaaAGAAAACACTGGCTGAGTTTTATAGGCatgcacacattcatacacaaatAAGCAAGTACGCACCCACACAAAAGTTGTCATACCTGTGGAGATGCACTCATTATGCAAGCTTGCCATGTCATTGAGCCGTTTACCCTTCATCTCCTCAGGGCCGGCACAGAGAACGTCTGATACAGTGGCATTAGTGCTCTTTAGCCACATCATCAGCCATTTCGCTCGGCAATCACACTCAAAAGCATTGCCCCTCAGGTCTCTGCAAGGATAAAAAAATCGAAATCATTAGTGAATTGTTAAAagcattttttatgtaaaagcatacattttatagtattaataaatacagtataacagcaacaataataatagttatatacatttttatacaatgTAGATTTCTTTGTAGGCTTAAACTGACCATCCTACATTCATCTAAGTACTGTGCATGATCTACAATGGACAacaacttacacacacacactgagtaaTTATTTGCATTTACAGAAGCTTAAACTCACAGCTCTATTAATGAGTCCAGATCAATAAATAGATCTCGTGGCAAAGCTTTAATCTTGTTATTTGCCAAAGACCTGTAAGGATATAGCAACATTGTATAGTAAAGTGAAGAACAATACAAACAATTGGTAAAgggttgttaaaaaaatattattatgattataatacaAAGCAACTGACGTACAGATGAGTCAAATCCCTAAGTCCTCTGAAAGAATATTTTGACGTTGTCTCAATCTTGTTGTTTTCAACAAACCTAGTGCATAAGGAGAAAATGGAGACTGAAAGAGTTGAAGGATTggtgggaaaaataaaataaagcaaccTATCTGTTAGACTgtgtaaattaaatacaaataaattacaatgaAATGAACATTTACATCATCAATGcatgataaataaatattgttcattATGTAAACAGGCACAAATACAAAAGTAACAGGTGTTTGTATCTGAAAATCTCTTGCTCTCACATAAAACATTCACTTAAATCACATACAATAGACATCCCATTGCTACAGCAACAATACTGTAACAGACATCTCCATTATAAGgttttaaaatagttaaataccTGTTAAAGGATAAGAAAGACCATAGTGATAACACACTTACAGGTACTCCAGGTGTGCAAGACCAGCAAATGCATCGTCCCTAATTGTAGTGAGTGCATTGGAGTTAAGCAACCTGTCAAGTGATATACAGACAGAATGTTATAATGACAAGTCAGGCTGTGTATTTACATCGCAGTGATGTTTAAAATACAATCTGTAATAAACACTGTTTATTAAAAGTTTGATTATGTGCATTCCAAAGCTGTCTCTGATCAAACTACAGCATATAAAACTTGCAATCTCACCATTATCTCCATCTATGGATGGGGCTAGCATAGATCTATCTATTTCCCTATGTCAGTATATTAAACGGCTGACATCATGAAAGCATCCAATGACAGCTACTGTATGTAAAAGAGTCACTGTGTTCCACCGGGCTGCAGAACATACTGTACCTCAGAATAAAATGCAAGGGGAGGAACACTGTCAATAACTGCGAGGAAGTGTGCCCGAACTAGTAAAATAGCTAGGTGCTAAGTTAAAAATCTGTCTTTAAATCAGTCCAATTTTAGctatctaaaagaaaacatacatttttaagtgtttagTCGAGTACACTGGATTCTAATGGTACATCACTAAAGCATCAAAGACTGAGAAAAGGTGGTGAACAAAATCGTTTAATATAATTACCATGCctgtaaagaaaaattatttaaactttaaggGCAAAATGCATGCCTTGAAAAATGTAAGAATATGTTATGTTCCAACCTTGACCATTCTTTCAATGATCCTGAACAAGGGCCAAAATATAAAGTTATACAGTATCAGTAGAACAGATCATTTaattctgaataataataataataataaataaataaataatataatataatataatatatatatatatatatatagactgacACTTCTAATTTCCTCAAGAAAATAAAACCAATCCCTTTCTGAGGTTATGCATCACTAGTATTAGGCTCTAGTCCCACAAGGCATCTTCATGGGGCATCTAAATAATGAGCATCTACCAGGATCCACTGTGGTGGCCTGGTGGGTG
The sequence above is a segment of the Xyrauchen texanus isolate HMW12.3.18 chromosome 2, RBS_HiC_50CHRs, whole genome shotgun sequence genome. Coding sequences within it:
- the lgi2a gene encoding leucine-rich repeat LGI family member 2a, with amino-acid sequence MATAIFSGFTHANLTNKMRTIVKNCVIISAVLICLVPSGNTGKKVFKCPSPCSCSKESIICVGSSNVPRFIPNDISSLSIVNGTFSEVKEAMFAHTPSLQLLLLNSNALTTIRDDAFAGLAHLEYLFVENNKIETTSKYSFRGLRDLTHLSLANNKIKALPRDLFIDLDSLIELDLRGNAFECDCRAKWLMMWLKSTNATVSDVLCAGPEEMKGKRLNDMASLHNECISTDFIPLHAVSTESLSVDTFSHKNDVYVAIAAPNIESCMLLQWDHIEMNFRSYDNITGQSIVGCKSVIIQDQVFVIVAQLFGGSHIYKFDEDQSKFTKFQDIEVSKISKPNDIEAFQIGTDWFFIIADSSKAGLSTLYKWNDKGFYSYQSLHEWFRDTDAEFVNLDGKAHLILASRSQVPVIYQWSKSSQKFALQGEIPNMEDAVAVKAFWIKEELYLAMTRYIGDSKVLHWTAKEFSEVQALPSRGSMILQPFSFKERYYLALGSDYTFSQVYLWDAELKKFERFKEVYIQAPRSFTVVSTDRRDFVFASSFKGSTQIFEHIIIDLSL